Sequence from the Camelus dromedarius isolate mCamDro1 chromosome 12, mCamDro1.pat, whole genome shotgun sequence genome:
CTGACTCGCTGCTGAAGATGACTTTGGGGGGCGTGACCCTGACCTTGCTTCAGACGTCTGCCCCGTCTTCTGGACCACCTGACCTCACCACCCACTTTTTTTCGGAGTTTGATGCCTCCAAGGATGGGTCCTTTGGCTCTCATGACTTCTACCATCTCCGACCGCGCTTCCAGAGGGCCTGTCCCTGTAGTCATGTCCGGTACAAGCCCAAGGCAGGGACCTGGGCTTAAGGGGACTCTCCAAACCCGCCCAAGCTCACCTTCTGATGCCCTGTGTCTTCCCTATAGGCTAACAGGTGCAGCTGTGCAGCTGTCCTGGGAGCTGCAGACAAGCAGGGGCCGGCGGATCACCAGCACAGAAGTGCACTTTGGGCAGCTGGAGGTGCTAGAGTGTCTGTGGCCCAGGGGCACCTCGGAGCCTGAGTACACAGAGGTGAGGGCTGAGAGAAAGCCAGGATATGGGCAGCAGGGCCTAGTGGTGAGGGTGGGTGTGGGGGCTCAGCCTCACCCTGTCGCTTCCCATGTCCCATCCCAGATCCTGAGCTTCCCGAACAGCCTGGCCTCCCAGGCCTCAGCTAAGCCTTGCGCCCACCTGCGCCACATGCAGACTCTGCGCCGGATACACAAGGTAACCTACCTCACTTCAGGCCCAGTGGCCCTTGACTGTTTCCCATGGTGTACTGCCCGTACCGGCCTCCCCTGGtgcctccctgctcccaccctccaccttcaAACCAGAGCACATCTTTCCATCCGGGATCCCTTGAATACATCTGGGGCTAGGCTGCTCCATGGCTGGGAGTGGCAAGTATTGGGTAGCTTTCGCTAAACAAGCCTGATCTGCCTCGAGCAGGGCAGTAAAGGGCTTCCCATCCTCTCCTGGGTCCCTTACCCAAGCTCTTCTCCCCACCGCTTGGGagggctctgtgttctgtttttcCTCAAGGGGGATCCTGCCCATCCTGCCCTCACCATGTCATAGCCTTCATTGACCTGTGTACCCTCTCCCTCAGAGCCGACCCCGGCGCCCAGCTGCCTGCCACTACCACTCAGAACTGGCCCTGGACCTGGCTGACTTCCAGGCAGATGTGGAGCTAGGGGCCCTGGACCGGCTCTCTGCCCTGCTGCACCTGGCCACCATACCCCCTCCTGAGTTGCTTGCTGGCCTGCTGGTAAGATGCCCAACTAGGATGGAGAGCAGGGCATGGACTATCTGGCTGTTGACCACAGttgcaggggctggaggaggggattGGCCCAGGCAGCATCTCTGACCCCCCGACCCTCCACAGACAGAGACCCCACCAGCTGCTGAGCAGCAGACAGTGGTGCAGCTATCAGCACCCAGGGCCACGCTGCAGCTGCGCTTCCCCATTGCCGACCTGCGGCCTGAGCGGGACCCCTGGGCGGGCCAGGCTGTGCGGGCTGAGCAGCTGCGATTAGAGCTGATTGAGCCCCGGTTCCGGTCAGAGTTAAGCAGTGGGCCTGGTCCCCCAGCCCCAACCCGCCTGGAACTCACCTACTCCGACCTACATGGTAAGAGCCCCCCTGGGTGTAACTCGTTAGGCAGGGGGCTCAGGCCTCTAGGAGAATTGGGCTTGGGGCTATGGAATGGGCTGGGTCACAGTGGGGACAGACCCTGGTCCAGGCCTAATCAGCTTTGTGAGGCACCAGCATTGCCTATCCCCAGGCTTCCTGGGCAACAGGCAGAGTGGACCCTTTATCCTTGAATGACTATAGACTGTGGGCATAGGTCTGTAAACAGTAAAAGATGGTTGTCACGGTGAGGGGTGCTCCAATCCCCCACTGGCCCACCTGGCATTGAGGAAGAAATAGGGAAAGGCAGCAGTGACAACCCCTcactcctccccatcccctccagtCACCTACGAAGATGGAGAGAAGCCACCTGTCCCCTGCCTGCGGGTCTCTAAAGCCCTGGATCCCAAGAGCCCTGGGCACAAGTACTTCCTGCCCCAGTAAGTTGGGGCTTTGGAGGAGCAGACAGAGAGGAGGGCTTTGCTACTGAGGGCGGTGGGAGGCCACTTgggaccaggggctgggggccctgcAGGCCAGTGACAGGCCTGTGCCCTCGCAGGGTAGTGGTGACCCTGAACCCCCAGCTCAGCAGCACACAGTGGGAAGTGGCCCCggagaagggagaggagctggagctgTCGGCTGAGAATCTGTGCGAGCTTCAGGAACCTGAGCCCTCACCCTTCTCCTCAAAAAGGACCATGTACGAGACAGAAGAGGTGAGGCCCAGGACCTTCGAGTCTCATGGGAGCCAATTGGTGGCTGTGGGCCACAGGGAAAACACCATCTGGGGCACCAGGTGATGTGACCCAGCGTCAGTGAGAATTTCATCTCTTCCATCATCTCTGGTCAACAGGGAGGCAGAAACACCACAGCTGGTGGGGCCTAGGAGTGAGGGCAGGGATCCAGGGGGCATGGGTCCTTGATCAGGAAGATCACAACCCCGTCCCTTCAGCCATTTACCAGCAGTGTATGTTTGGGCCTCAGGACCCTCTTCTCTTAAGGAGATGAGGGTTGAGTAGGTTGCGGTTAAGGGCCTGGCCTCTGAACCAAATGGCCTAGGTTCAAATTCAGGCTCTGCCACTCAGTTGGGTGTATCATCTGGGGGAGTTGTCTCATCTCTTGAAAAGTCACCTACAGGTAAGTTTCCCCACTTGGAAAGTGGGTATAATGACCTGTCTCACAGACCTGTTGTGAGAATAAAGAAGTTAACATACACAAGGCCCTCAGGGCAGGGTTCGCACGCAGTCAGCGCTTCACACGAGATGGCTGTCCTATGTCCCAGCAGGAAAGGCTCATGTGAATGAATGAGAAATAGGTCAGGAAACTAACCTGGGTCTGATTGAAAAGCCAGCAGCAGGCTCTGACATTTCTCATCCCCTTTCCTGCTCCCCCATCCAGATGGTGATTCCTGGAGACACTGAGGAAATGAGGGCCTTTCAGAACCGGGCCCTGGCGCTGTCTCGCTGCAGCCTGGAAGTGGTCCTGCCCAGCGCCCATGTCTTCCTGCCCAGCAAGGAGGTCTACGAGAGCCTCTACAACAGGTGGCGACATGGGTAGGGCgggggtggccaggggctgggctgggcctcccTCACCGCCGTGGTCCTACCGCCCTCCCAGGATCAACAACGACCTGCTCCTGTGGGAGCCCGCGGACCTGCTTcccagccccggccccgccgCGTGCCCCGCTGGCTTCCCGGACGCCTCGGGCTTGTGGCACGACAACTTCAAGATGTGCAAGTCTGCCTTCAAGCTGGGTAGGAGGGGTGCCCTggtggggccctggggccagggcAGCCCTCCCAGGTCTCCTTCCCACTTGGCTCCTTGATCTCACCCCAGACTCGGACTCGGACGATGAGGACACCCACTTCTCAGTGGGGGCGTCAGGTGCCCCCCGGCCCCCTGCCCCTGAATCCCCTCACTCCCAGAGTACCTTCTCTACACTGGTGACGGTGCTGAAGGGTCGGATCACGGCCCACTGTGAAACCAAGGTGAGGGCAGCCCAGGGGATGTGAGCCCCTGACTCCAGAGCCCCCACTGGCAAGAGAACAAGGCCAGTGTCAGCAGTTCCAAGCTGGGAATGTGGGAAACAGACCCCACTGGGGACTGTGTGTGGCCTCTCCAGCCAGCAGCACCTACCCACCACCCACTGACCCACCCGTGCCACCACACCCATCTCATCACTGCCCCTTATTAGCACCTGCTGTATGTAAGGCACCATGCTAGGGGTCCTAATTGGCACCATCTGATGTTCGGAGGCAGACAGGGCAAGGATgacccttcccctctggcaaaaGAGAAAGTACTGCCCTGGACCTCCAGCAGTCTGGGTAGAGGCTGGAGCTGATCCTAGTCAGGCCAGGACTCTCCGAGGCCCCTCACCCCCAAGGGTCAGGGCTGCTAAGTATAGCTGGTGAGGCCAAACCACATGCTCTGTCTGCAGGACAAGTGTGGGAAACGGCTGGAGGCTGCACACGGGGAACTGGTGCTAGACATGGAACAAGGCACCATCTTCAGCGTCTCCCATTACCGAGGCCAGCCGGGCCTTGGCTACTTCTGCCTGGAAGCTGAAAAGGCAACACTCTACCACCGAGGTGTGAGGGCTGGGGGCCAGTTGCCATGGGGTCTCTAGGGTCCATGGACAGGGGTTGAGTCTTTCAGGAGGAATACGTGCCCTTCCTGGGTGGAGTGGGGGATCAGCCAGCTCGGAAGGGGACTCACCAGATGTCTCCCTAGCGGCCGTGGATGACTATTTGCTGCCCAGTCGCCTGGAGCTGCCCACCTTTGCTCCTCCGGCCCAGCTGGCCCTAACCATCTACCCATCAGAGGAAGGGATGACTGAGCAAGGAGCCTCGGGCCGCAAGGGCCAAGGCCGGGGCTCCCACATGCTGTCCACCGCAGTGCGCATCCAACTGGACCCCCACAAGAATGTCAAGGTATAGCCGTACCTGCTTCTGGCCGGCCCACTTGTTTGGGGAGGACCACTGCCTCCCTGGTGCCTGGCAGGCTGGGCTGCTACCATGGGCtgactgtgccctgcccccaGGAGTTCCTGGTGACACTGCGGCTGCACAGAGCTACGCTGCGCCACTACATGGCCCTGCCAGAACAGAGCTGGCACTCCCAGGTGAGCGAGGGTGGTGTGGGCAGGCAAGTCTCAAGGCTGGGATAAGGCTGGTGTGAGGGCCATGGGCTGGACCAGAGCTGACCTTAGGCTGGAGCTGACTTCTGGGCGGAGCCCCTGGGCAAGGGGTGTGATGGACAGCTGATGGGCAGCAAGTGGGGAcctgtgctggggtggggagttAGAGGGAGAAAGAGGTCCCTTTATCCTCACTGCCCCTCTCGCCCTGGCCCCCAAAGCTGTTGGAGTTCTTAGATGTCCTGGATGATCCAGTGCTGGGCTACCTGCCTCCAACAGTCATTACCATCCTACACATACACCTGTTCTCCTGTGCTGTGGACTACAGGTACCCAGGCACGggtggctggggccaggggctgagggcaggctCTCTCATGTAAGGAGTCTGCCCCAGCCCAAGTGtgacctcccacccaccccaggcccctcTACCTCCCTGTACGTGTCCTTGTCACTGCTGAGACCTTTACCCTCTCCAGCAACATCGTCATGGACACCTCTACCTTCCTGCTCAGGTATggagctctccccaccccagctccctgtCCATCCTACCCCAAGCTGACTCAGCTGCCCCTCCTCTAGGGTCCTACCTCCCTGCTGTACATCCTCAGGCCACTGTGAGCCTTTCTGTACAATCATGTGATCTCTTCCTGAGGCACAAAATTGGGTTTCACCTTCCTAGAGGGCAGTCAGACCTCCGAATCAGAGCCTTAAAAGCGTTTAAGCTCTCTGACCTGATACTCTCACTTCCGGTGGCTGTCCTAAGGATATAAGGATAAGAAAAGGTGAAGTATAATGCCCCTgtagtataattttaaatagtcAAAACTTATAAACAATTTAAATGCCCCCACATCACATTATAATCTCAGTTAGTAAACATGGCCAACCCAACCATTAAAGTCAAATTAAAGAATAACATTGAAAAATATAGGGAAATGCCACGGTACAATATTTACTGAAAAGAAGTAagatataaaactatttttttaagaaagattaTTTGCATATAGTTAGGATTGGTACCAGGACCTcttgcagataccaaaatccagggGTGCTCAAGTCACTCATAAGTGACATATAAAAGAgtgtgatatatgtatataacccATGCATATCTTCCCAtattctttaaatcatttctggtttatttataatacctaatacaatgtaagtgcTGTGTAACTGGTTGTCAGCACatggaaaattcaagttttgctttttggaattgtctgatttttttttcttttaatatttttgatccCCAGTTGGTTGACTCCTCAGAAGTGTAGCCAGCAGATATGGAGGGATGACTGTATATGGTGCTTTGCTCAGAGTTTGAGAttagctgtattttaaaatatcctaaagGAGCTGTGTTATGTTGCCCTTAAAATAAGGACTTTCAAAGAACAATGCATACTGTAGGGGGAAAACAGGACATTTTCCtcccagggctgttgtgaggcCCAGGTGAGGTGGAGGAGCTGCAAGTACTTGGAGAAAGATAAGTGCTGCCCAGTTTCTTCGAGTGTCTGCTATCTGGGCCTGTGGCACGGAAGACCAGGCCCAGTCTCCCCATTGTACAGACAAGAACACTGAGACCAGAGAAGGCCCAGCACTAGTTTCTTGTGGGCTTGAGACTCCCTGTGGGttctccctctgcctgtctctgggagccccacccctgccagctcCTAGGAGCTGCTCCCTGCAGCGGCTCCCTGGCCCTTCTCAGCCCTGTTCCCCACCAGGTTCATCCTTGACGACTCCGCCTTGTACCTGTCTGACAAGTGTGAGATGGAGACCCTGGATCTGCGGCGAGGTGGGCAGGGCTTGGACTGGGCTCCCTCCCCTCTGAGGGACTGTGGCCCCTGGCTATACCCAGAGCAGCCAGATGTCCTCCCCCAGCTGCTAGTCAGGTTTTCAGCACCCATacacatgtgcacgcacacaaGGACTACACCCAGATAAACCCTAGGTTCTCCCCTCTGGTGgtgggccaggggctgggtgggaggaggcaACAGAGACTTCTGACTTCTACCTCAGATTACGTCTGTGTCTTGGACGTTGACCTTCTGGAGCTCGTGATCAAAACCTGGAAGGGGAGCACTGAGGACAAACTGGTGAGTGTGGCTGTCACCCAGGGTTCCCCAGAGCCAGAGCAGGCATAGGGGCCAAGGGAGCCTTCCGGGGTCACTCTTTCCCTACACTGTCCCTTTGCTTCTGTTCCCTGGGCCTGGGCTCAGGTCACGGTCACTGACAGCCCTTTCCATGCTGGGCTATGGTTATTGGCCCTCCTAGGAAGGGCTGGGTCCACTATGGGCGTCCCTCAATGTGAACCCTGCCACTAGAGGGCAACTGCAGCCAAGAAAAAGCCAGGGCCTCAGCATCAGGCAGCCTGGGTGGGTCCTCAGtgccctcctctgtaaaatggaaatactagGCCCTGCCTCACTGGGCTGAGGTGAAGGATAAAGGAGGCTGGGAACTCGAAGTCCTTCACACAGGAAGTGCACTCCTGCTTCGTCTGGTGGCCTTGGGCAAAGCTCCCTGCACTCTCTGGGCTGTTTGCTCACACGTTCAGTGGGTTATTGGGCAGGCTGACCACCCCAGGGACGACCCGGCCCAGTCCTATAGTACGTGTGGTAGGGGTAGAGCCTGGGCTGATGGGCCTACAACCAACCCCGCAGAGCCAGCCATTGTTCGAACTCCGCTGCTCCAACAACGTGATACACATGCACAGCTGTGCTGACTCCTGTGCCCTGCTGGTCAACCTGCTCCAGTACGTAATGAGTGAGGGTGACCTGCAccccccacccaggccccccagccccacGGAGATCGCTGGCCAGAAGGTACAGGTAAGGCCTGGCTGAACAGGCTACCAGAGCTCTGCTGGGCCCCCTTCCCCACCGTGCCCCCAGGGACCTGGTGATGGGGGAGCGGTAGGGCCCTGCCCCCCCTGACATTCACCACTCCTCCCCTGCCTGGCCCAGCTCTCCGaaagccctgcctccctgccctcatGCCCCTCAGTGGAGACAGCCCTTATCAACCAGCGGGACCTGACCGACGCCCTCCTGGACACCGAGCGTAGCCTGCGGGAGCTGGCCCAGGCTTCAGGTGGGTAGGGGTGCTTTTGGGCCAGCAGACATAATCAGGCACCCGCATTGGGCATCCCCCTAAACTGTCCTCTCTCCCACAGGTAGCCCCTTCTTTCAGGCCTCGCCAGTATCGGTCTACCTATTCCCAGGTGAACGGAGTGGGGCCCAGCCCCCCTCGCCCCCTGTTGGGGCCCCCACTGGCAGCTTGAGGTCTCATTCAGAGgccaaagaagatgaaaaggaagaagagggggaTGGAGACACTCTGGACAGTGATGAGTTTTGCATCCTTGACGCTCCTGGCCTGGGCATCCTGGTGTGTGGTGGGCAGGCTGGGCAGGAACCAGGGAGAGGGTGGCTCACATCTAGGCCCTTCTAGGACTCCTACTGtgagagaggcaggaggtggtCAATATCAGCGTGGGGTGGGGTCCatgagtggggctgggagggtctCCCTGGGGAGGCAGTCCTCACCCTGGGCTTTGAAGGAGTGAATGGGTttccagaggaagagagaaggcgTGGCATCCTGGGCAGTGGGACTGGGGCATTCAAGagtagggagggagaggggcagagcaGTTAGTGGGAGGGTGAGGAACCATTTGGCTGCAAGGGTGCTGACCTCCAAGCAAGATCTAGTTTTCAGGGAGTCAGGGCTGGTGGGAGCAAGGAGCACGCAAGCCCCTCAGGACAATGGCCCGTGAGAGTCATCTTTTatgaaaagggggagggagatgTGAGGATGAGGGAGAAACAGGTGGCCTGGACTGGGGAAAGCTTCTGTGCCCCATATGCTCACTtggcctcctccctgcagccccaggatGGGGAGCCTGTGGTGACGCAGCTGCATCCAGGCCCCATCATTGTGCAGGATGGGCACTTCTCTCAGCCACTGGGCAGCACAGATCTGCTGCGGGCACCTGCCCACTTCCCAGTGCCCAGCAGTCGCGTGGTGCTGCGTGAGGTCTCCCTTGTCTGGCACCTCTATGGGGGCCGAGACTTTGGCCCTCATCCCGGACACAGGTGAGGAGAGGGTCCGGGTGGCAGCTGAGGCAGTGGGGCCCTCAGGAGATGGGGTCCAGGTTGGAGTCCAGCTCTGACCTTCAGCAGCTGATAACCTTGAACCCAATCCTTGCCTTGCTAGCCTCaactcttcctctttccttgccctgcccacctcccaggagaggATCTCTTGCCCCAGACTGAAAGTCCTGCTCTGACAGGAGGGAACGAGGGAAGGGAGTTCCCCTGAGTCAGCTTGTCCCTTGTTCCTCTTCCCAGGGCAAGAGTTGGCCTCACAGGCCCCAGAAGCTCCCCTTCCCGCGGCTCTGGGCCCAACCGGCCCCAGAACTCCTGGCGTGCACAGGGGGGCAGTGGGAGGCAGCACCATGTCCTCATGGAGATCCAGCTCAGCAAGGTGAGCTGGGGGACTCAGGGTGCAGAAGGCCAGCCAAGctgagggacagggacaggcccTCCCATCCCTGCTAGCACATCTATCCACAGGAACTTCTTAAAGGCCCTTGGTCATGAGCTGTGTCTCATGTTTACGGAGCTGCTGCCATGCTGTTCTAGATGCTGGGTGTAGTGATGAGCAAAGCAGACAGAAACTCTGCCCTCTGGCCACTTGTATCATAGTCGAGGGAGCCCCATaagatatataaatgtatatgggtaCATTTAGATATAGTCAAATGTGATAAATGCTCAGAAAAAGTAAACAGGGAGGAGGCATAGAGAGGGCAGGAAAGTCCTtgtgaaaatatgccattttgtACAAAGATGTGAGGAAGTGAGCCAGGAGGAGGTTTTTCAGGCAGAGGGTGCAGCATGAAGGCTGCAAACTGGAAACATCCTTTGTGTGTTCTGGGAGCAGCGAGGAGGCCAGTGGGACTCCTGCTGAGCAGGGAGGACACAAGGCCAGAGATTCGGCCTAGACCAGGCTGCACAGGGCCCTGTAGACCACAGATGGTTTTGGTTTTTACTAGAGTGAGATGCAGTCAGCATGAGACAGTAGCCGCACAGGGCAGTAGCAGCAGAGCAGGTGAGTTGGTCAGACTCTGGAGAGATTCTGAGAGTGGGAAGAACCACAGGATGGGCTGCTGGACTGACTATGCATGAAAGAGAGAGCAGGACAGGCTGGCTTGAGAAACTGTGCAGGTCAGGTACTGCTTACCGGGAGTCAGCCTGCTCAGACCCACCCCCGAGCTTGTAAGGGCACCTGTGCTGAGACTCGGGGGGATGTGCTTCAGAGTGGTGACCAGGGCTCCTCAGAGATCTGACAGGCTGGGGAGCCAGCGCCAGCACTGGGTCAGGGGGAGGGAAGGCCAGGGCAAGGACCTGAGGTTGAGGGAGGCTTTGACCTgtcgggggtggggcagggtggggcgggggtggcagAAGACAGGCCTAGTGCACTTCAGGAGCACCGGCAGGGGGCGGGCTTTGGAGGGAGAAGCAAGGCCTCACCAGGGGTTTGTGGAGCACAAGGTGGGCAGGCAAATGCTTTACAAAGATCCCCCCCGGATGTGTGGAGAAGGGTCTGGGAGGGTTGAGCAGGGGGCCATCCAGGGGATGGGTGACAGCAGCTGAGACCAGGTGCAGCTGTGACAATGACAGAAGTGTGGAGGAATTGGAGAGATGTTTTGAAGAAGCAAAACTGACGACCATGGTGATAGAGACTGGAGGGTGAGGGGCCAAACCAAGGTTTGCACTTAGGGTGACAGGAGCACAGGTACCACTTAGGTGATGGTAAGGAAGGCTGTGAGAATGGAGGCAGTTAGATTTGGAGGAGGTCGTCAAGAGTTCATTGTGGCTGTGTGGAGTTTGAAATAAATGCCTGTGCAACAGCTGTGTGGAGGTGTCCAGGTGGCAGCCAGTGTGGGCTGAGATtgggttgggggcaggagggtggctgCGAGAGAAGGGGCCTGgagccagccctccctccctgtcaCCACCCTGCCTACTCAGCTCGGGCCCCTGTCCACCCTACAGGTAAGCTTCCAGCATGAGGTGTACCCAGCGGAGCCAGGCCCTGTAGCCCCTGGCAAGGAGCTAGAGGAGCAGCCGCTGTCCCGCCAGGTGTTCATTGTACAGGAGCTTGAGGTCCGAGACCGGCTGGCCTCCTCCCAGATCAACAAATTCCTATATCTACACACGAGTGAGCGGATGCCACGGCGCACTCACTCCAACATGGTAAGGCCCCCACCATTGTCCACCCTGGGTCCACACACCCATGCTTGCACGCACACATGCgcatgtgcacacgcacacgcaggTTGTTTGTGAGCCTGGGAGGATGGTGGGGGGCTCAGGTGGGCTTAGCTGAGGGAAGCGTGTGCAGGACCAACTGGGTGAacagtgggggttgggggccaGAAGCCCAGCAGGTGCCCAGAGCTCACCCTCTGCCTTCAGCTCAAGATCAAAGCGCTGCATTTGGCCCCCATGACCAATCTGGGTGGGCCTGAGTGCTGTCTCCGCGTCTCGCTCTTGCCTCTGCGGCTCAACGTGGATCAGGTGAGCAGGCTGGGTATGGGCAGAGCCTGAAGTGAGCCTGCTGCCTCCAGACCCCTGAATCTGACCTGCTTCTTCCCCTGCAGGATGCCCTGCTCTTCCTCAAGGACTTCTTCACCAGCCTGGCAGCCAGCATCAACCCCATGGTCCCGGCGGAGACCTCCGCTGAAGGTGAGTGGCTGGGCCAGGGAAGGGAGGATCTAGGCGTCCTACCTCACAGACATTCCTTGGCCTATCCCTGCTCTgtcccccacctctcctccagCTCACCCTGAGACCCgagtccagcccagcagtccccaggaagggcagcctgagggTGTGGAGACCACCAGCTTCCAGGAGGCCACAGGCAGTAGACACGGCTCCTCCTCTGCTGAGCAGCAGCCCATCTACTTCAGGTAGGGCCtcgggctgggggcctggggccaggaTGTAGGGAGCCAGGCCAGTGACCAAAGGACCCCTTTCCTCGCTCCCACCCAGGGAGTTCCGGTTCACATCTGAGGTGCCCATTTGGCTGGATTACCACGGCAAGCACGTCACCATGGACCAGGTGGTAAGTGAGGCTGTCAGGTCCCCGTTCTGCCCAGGTGTGGCCTGGTCTATGGAGGCCAGGGAGCCAGGCTTCTGTCCATGCACATTGGCCGCTGAGTCAGCCTCTAGTGGCTCCTGTGGGCTGAGTGGGTCCCTGGGCCCCATCACGTAAACTccaacccctcctccctccccagggcacttTCGCAGGCCTCCTCATAGGCCTGGCCCAGCTCAACTGCTCCGAGCTGAAGCTAAAGCGGCTCTGTTGCCGGCACGGGTGagcctccaggcctctctccagcctccctccagggccCTTTCTCCGTTCCTGACTGTGGCCTTGGCTGAGACATCACCCCTCTGGGATCATCCCTCCACACAGGGTTGGGTGGGGACATGGGGCGTGTTGGGGTGCCTTGGTTCTTCCTGGCCCTGTGACCCCTCAGTGTGCGGCTCtggcccaccccaccctcctctccccttcctagGCTCCTGGGTGTGGACAAGGTGCTGGGCTATGCTCTCAATGAGTGGCTGCAGGACATCCGCAAGAACCAGCTGCCTGGCTTGCTGGGGGGCGTGGGCCCCATGCACTCTGTGGTTCAGCTCTGTGAGTATCTGACTTCGGGGGCTCTTGAAACTGTCATACTTTTGGGTAACCTAGAAGCCACTGTTGGGAATAGGTGGGAGAGTTCCTACAGCAGGGTAGGTAGGGGCAGCCTTGGGCATCTCTGACAGCCCTGTCCCCACAGTCCAAGGGTTCCGGGACCTGCTGTGGATGCCCATTGAGCAGTACAGGAAGGATGGGCGCCTCATGCGGGGGCTGCAGAGGGGAGCTGCCTCCTTCGGCTCGTCCACAGCTTCCGCTGCCTTGGAGCTCAGCAACCGGCTGGTGCAAGCTATCCAGGTGAGCGAGCCCCATGTCCAGGCCATGCCGGGCAGGGATGGTCTGCTCCATGGTGCCCAGTTCCATCCCCAAAGCTCTACTGAGGGCAGGCAATCTGGATATGTGGTATTTTATGAGGAACAATCACAAAGAGAAGAGGCCAAGTGACTGGCCTGGGGTCCCAGTGGCTCCCATATGGGAGGGTGAGTGCCCCTTAG
This genomic interval carries:
- the ATG2A gene encoding autophagy-related protein 2 homolog A isoform X1, giving the protein MSRWLWPWSNCVKERVCRYLLHHYLGHFFQEHLSLDQLSLDLYKGSIALRDIHLEIWSVNEVLESMESPLELVEGFVGSIEVAVPWAALLTDHCTVHVSGLQLTLQPRQGPGPGAADSQSWASCMTTSMQLAQECLRDGLPEPSEPPQPLEGLEMFAQTIETVLRRIKVTFLDTVVRVEHSPGDGKHGVAVEVHVQRLEYCDEAVRDPSQAPPVDVHQPPAFLHKLLQLVGVRLHFEELPQQEGPPEPPLQIGSCSGCLELTVKLKQNEAFPGPKLEVSGQLGSLHLLLTPRQLQQLQELLDAVSLADPEGLVDKLNKSRPLGAEDLWLIEQDLNQQLQAGTVAEPFSPDPVSNPLVNLESTDLFFSMAGLTSSVASALSEVSLSDVDLGSSVHSNMASRRHSAQHPSTGKTAPTPSSNTLRPDSLLKMTLGGVTLTLLQTSAPSSGPPDLTTHFFSEFDASKDGSFGSHDFYHLRPRFQRACPCSHVRLTGAAVQLSWELQTSRGRRITSTEVHFGQLEVLECLWPRGTSEPEYTEILSFPNSLASQASAKPCAHLRHMQTLRRIHKSRPRRPAACHYHSELALDLADFQADVELGALDRLSALLHLATIPPPELLAGLLTETPPAAEQQTVVQLSAPRATLQLRFPIADLRPERDPWAGQAVRAEQLRLELIEPRFRSELSSGPGPPAPTRLELTYSDLHVTYEDGEKPPVPCLRVSKALDPKSPGHKYFLPQVVVTLNPQLSSTQWEVAPEKGEELELSAENLCELQEPEPSPFSSKRTMYETEEMVIPGDTEEMRAFQNRALALSRCSLEVVLPSAHVFLPSKEVYESLYNRINNDLLLWEPADLLPSPGPAACPAGFPDASGLWHDNFKMCKSAFKLDSDSDDEDTHFSVGASGAPRPPAPESPHSQSTFSTLVTVLKGRITAHCETKDKCGKRLEAAHGELVLDMEQGTIFSVSHYRGQPGLGYFCLEAEKATLYHRAAVDDYLLPSRLELPTFAPPAQLALTIYPSEEGMTEQGASGRKGQGRGSHMLSTAVRIQLDPHKNVKEFLVTLRLHRATLRHYMALPEQSWHSQLLEFLDVLDDPVLGYLPPTVITILHIHLFSCAVDYRPLYLPVRVLVTAETFTLSSNIVMDTSTFLLRFILDDSALYLSDKCEMETLDLRRDYVCVLDVDLLELVIKTWKGSTEDKLSQPLFELRCSNNVIHMHSCADSCALLVNLLQYVMSEGDLHPPPRPPSPTEIAGQKVQLSESPASLPSCPSVETALINQRDLTDALLDTERSLRELAQASGSPFFQASPVSVYLFPGERSGAQPPSPPVGAPTGSLRSHSEAKEDEKEEEGDGDTLDSDEFCILDAPGLGILPQDGEPVVTQLHPGPIIVQDGHFSQPLGSTDLLRAPAHFPVPSSRVVLREVSLVWHLYGGRDFGPHPGHRARVGLTGPRSSPSRGSGPNRPQNSWRAQGGSGRQHHVLMEIQLSKVSFQHEVYPAEPGPVAPGKELEEQPLSRQVFIVQELEVRDRLASSQINKFLYLHTSERMPRRTHSNMLKIKALHLAPMTNLGGPECCLRVSLLPLRLNVDQDALLFLKDFFTSLAASINPMVPAETSAEAHPETRVQPSSPQEGQPEGVETTSFQEATGSRHGSSSAEQQPIYFREFRFTSEVPIWLDYHGKHVTMDQVGTFAGLLIGLAQLNCSELKLKRLCCRHGLLGVDKVLGYALNEWLQDIRKNQLPGLLGGVGPMHSVVQLFQGFRDLLWMPIEQYRKDGRLMRGLQRGAASFGSSTASAALELSNRLVQAIQATAETVYDILSPTVPISRSLQDKQSVRRLRKGQQPADLREGVAKAYDTVREGILDTAQTICEVASRGHEQKGLTGAVGGVIRQLPPTVVKPLILATEATSNLLGGMRNQILPDAHKDHALKWRLDETWD